Proteins encoded within one genomic window of Candidatus Neomarinimicrobiota bacterium:
- a CDS encoding polysaccharide deacetylase family protein has protein sequence MYHKVSEDYEWGVTTTTPRQFRAQMLALQHLGFSFSNIKDYDDSQNQILVTFDDGYSCINEFAVPILETVGGVATVFAITDYVGKKNSWDYFPESRQISHMNWSELRSLHEKGWEIGSHGKTHRRLIAMDTNEIRNELLSSKKNIEDRIGSEVTTFCPPFNAWNSDLISQIEQAGYTQVAISYPLTGLPKWAGRFVPRLGVYLHDSMPLFQAKIFANPLAPLEVLQQQLINMAGDGKILESWLKPEY, from the coding sequence GTGTATCACAAGGTCTCTGAAGATTATGAGTGGGGAGTTACAACAACGACACCTCGCCAGTTTAGAGCCCAAATGTTGGCACTCCAGCATTTGGGCTTTTCGTTTTCAAATATTAAAGACTATGATGATTCCCAAAATCAGATACTGGTCACTTTTGATGATGGCTATTCCTGCATCAACGAATTCGCAGTACCCATTCTGGAAACAGTTGGCGGAGTTGCAACCGTGTTCGCTATCACAGACTATGTGGGTAAGAAAAATAGCTGGGACTATTTTCCTGAAAGCAGACAGATCAGCCACATGAATTGGTCTGAACTCCGCAGCTTACATGAGAAGGGGTGGGAGATAGGTTCTCATGGGAAGACCCATCGTCGTCTTATCGCCATGGATACAAACGAAATCAGAAATGAATTGCTGAGCTCAAAAAAAAACATTGAAGATCGAATTGGGAGTGAGGTCACGACCTTTTGTCCACCATTCAACGCCTGGAATTCAGACCTGATATCCCAGATTGAACAGGCTGGGTACACCCAGGTCGCCATTTCCTATCCCCTTACGGGATTGCCAAAATGGGCCGGCCGTTTTGTTCCTCGCCTGGGGGTTTACCTCCATGATAGTATGCCACTTTTCCAGGCAAAAATATTCGCCAATCCTTTGGCTCCCCTGGAAGTATTACAGCAACAATTGATTAACATGGCAGGGGATGGCAAGATTCTCGAGAGTTGGCTTAAGCCCGAGTATTAA
- the ald gene encoding alanine dehydrogenase, which translates to MIVGVPAEIKTNENRIAMTPGGVESLVMNGHKVLIEDNGGINSGFTNEMYEEVGGTIEADVDKIWADADMIVKVKEPQPVEIARARPGQIVFTYFHFAADETLTRDFLKTNAWAVAYETVEDRTKKLPLLEPMSEVAGRMATQEGAKYLEHTSGGRGVLLGGVPGVKPAIVLVLGGGTVGTHATKIAAGMGANVTIMDIDLNRLRYLDDIMPKNVSTIYSSPANIRELLPAVDLVIGAVLLPGAKAPKLITREMLSEMKPGSVIVDVAVDQGGCVETCRPTTHENPTFMVDGVLHYCVANMPGAVPYTSTKALTNATLPYIIKLANKGVKEALRADENFALGLNMVDGKVTCEAVAEAFGLEYTPVSKVLS; encoded by the coding sequence ATGATCGTCGGAGTACCTGCAGAAATTAAAACAAATGAAAATCGTATTGCGATGACTCCAGGTGGGGTTGAATCGTTGGTCATGAATGGTCACAAAGTCCTCATTGAGGACAATGGTGGTATCAACAGTGGTTTTACCAACGAGATGTATGAGGAAGTCGGAGGGACCATAGAAGCCGATGTTGATAAGATTTGGGCTGATGCTGATATGATCGTCAAGGTGAAAGAACCACAACCAGTTGAGATAGCCAGAGCTCGTCCAGGTCAAATTGTATTTACTTATTTTCACTTTGCTGCTGATGAAACACTTACCAGAGATTTTCTTAAAACCAATGCCTGGGCGGTTGCTTATGAGACCGTTGAAGACAGAACCAAAAAATTACCTCTTCTTGAGCCCATGAGTGAAGTAGCCGGGCGAATGGCTACACAAGAAGGAGCCAAATACCTCGAGCACACCAGTGGTGGTCGTGGCGTTTTATTGGGCGGAGTTCCCGGTGTAAAACCTGCAATTGTGTTAGTCTTAGGTGGTGGTACCGTTGGTACCCACGCCACCAAGATCGCTGCCGGTATGGGTGCCAATGTCACCATCATGGATATTGATCTGAATCGCCTGCGGTACCTGGATGATATTATGCCCAAGAATGTGAGCACAATTTATAGTTCACCTGCCAATATCCGCGAATTATTGCCAGCAGTTGATCTTGTGATAGGAGCAGTACTGCTTCCTGGGGCTAAAGCTCCAAAACTTATCACCCGCGAAATGCTTAGTGAAATGAAGCCGGGCTCAGTTATTGTTGATGTAGCTGTTGACCAAGGTGGTTGTGTTGAGACTTGTAGGCCCACGACGCATGAAAATCCAACCTTCATGGTTGACGGTGTGCTACATTATTGTGTTGCCAATATGCCTGGCGCTGTACCCTATACTTCCACGAAAGCCCTAACCAATGCAACTTTACCCTATATAATCAAATTAGCCAATAAAGGTGTCAAGGAAGCATTGAGAGCAGACGAAAACTTTGCACTTGGTTTAAATATGGTAGACGGTAAGGTTACCTGTGAAGCAGTAGCTGAAGCTTTTGGTCTGGAGTATACTCCCGTTTCAAAGGTGTTGAGCTAA
- a CDS encoding insulinase family protein translates to MTSLRKQTTLSNGLTIVTETVDTVRSVALGIWVRAGSRYEPAPLAGISHFLEHTVFKGTKNRSTFEIASSLESVGGHLNAFTTKEYTCYHARFLSEYLEEAVDVLSDLLLHPTFPSAEIEREKSVVLDELRDSKDVPEELAFDTFEEFLYPDNSIGKPILGNETSIKDFTPEALTTYLDRNYSPENTIIVAAGFVDHQDLVKLIETRYDRPGSGVNIFEAIDPSSYKPGKEVRTKDIQQSHLITGLPIFSVFDERRYDIAVLNSILSGGMSSRLFQNIREAHGVAYQIFSFVNLYRDTGSFGVYLATDPAKRDLAVELSLIELEKMVNDPVSDAELEMVKAQYKSGIVMGDESMERRMMRLGRQQIYYGENIDLDKFLKKIEAIDVHRIQVLARELFNPDMFFTSILEPASAV, encoded by the coding sequence GTGACCTCACTTCGTAAGCAAACGACACTATCGAACGGACTGACCATCGTTACTGAAACGGTGGACACAGTCCGTTCGGTGGCTTTAGGCATCTGGGTGAGAGCAGGCAGTCGCTATGAACCTGCACCCCTGGCTGGCATCTCACATTTCCTGGAGCATACAGTTTTTAAAGGTACCAAAAATCGGTCTACCTTTGAAATTGCATCCTCTCTGGAGAGCGTGGGTGGCCACCTCAATGCCTTTACCACCAAAGAGTACACTTGCTATCATGCCAGATTTCTCAGCGAGTATCTGGAAGAGGCCGTTGACGTACTCTCAGATTTATTGCTCCATCCAACTTTCCCTTCAGCCGAAATAGAACGAGAAAAATCCGTTGTTCTGGATGAATTGCGCGATAGCAAAGATGTCCCGGAAGAATTGGCTTTTGATACTTTTGAAGAATTCCTTTATCCCGATAATTCAATTGGGAAGCCCATTCTGGGAAATGAGACTTCTATTAAAGACTTCACACCTGAGGCCTTGACAACATATCTGGATAGAAACTACAGCCCGGAGAATACAATTATTGTGGCTGCTGGCTTTGTAGATCACCAGGATCTGGTGAAATTAATTGAAACCCGATATGATCGACCTGGATCAGGGGTAAATATTTTTGAAGCTATCGACCCCTCAAGCTATAAACCAGGTAAGGAAGTCAGAACCAAGGATATTCAACAGAGTCATCTCATCACCGGTTTGCCAATATTCTCGGTATTTGATGAACGACGGTACGATATCGCCGTATTAAATTCAATCCTTAGCGGGGGAATGAGCTCCAGGTTATTTCAGAACATTCGGGAAGCCCACGGTGTTGCTTATCAAATATTTTCTTTTGTGAATCTGTATCGTGATACAGGGTCATTTGGTGTTTATCTGGCCACAGATCCAGCAAAACGTGATCTTGCTGTTGAGTTAAGTCTTATAGAGCTTGAAAAAATGGTCAATGATCCTGTCAGTGATGCTGAACTGGAAATGGTCAAGGCTCAATACAAATCCGGGATAGTCATGGGTGACGAATCCATGGAGAGACGTATGATGCGACTGGGTCGCCAGCAGATATATTATGGTGAAAATATTGATCTAGATAAATTTCTCAAAAAGATTGAAGCGATTGATGTCCATAGAATTCAAGTCTTGGCACGAGAATTGTTCAATCCAGATATGTTTTTTACAAGCATTTTGGAACCGGCCAGCGCAGTCTAG
- the pnp gene encoding polyribonucleotide nucleotidyltransferase: MMLGGRTLSLETGRMARQAGGFVLAMYGETAVLVAATASKHEDNSRDFFPLQVEYREKAYAGGKIPGGFFKREARPSEKEILSSRMTDRPIRPLFPENFNNETQVMITVVSSDGENTADSLGTIGASFALSISDIPWNGPVASVHVGRINGELILNPTYAQAEESEMDVTITGTATDVVMVEGQANEVSEEVMVEALVFAQKAISEVVAFQQSIIDEIKPVKRELKVDETKAAIVADVDASIDEDMLTKLNSIVLKLERQEARDAAKDELLAKFEETYPDHLKVVGEVFSNRLKANIRERIMAKGQRVDGRGLKDIRQITAEVGVLPRVHGSALFTRGETQALVITTLGTKLDEQIIDNVDQDYKKSFYLHYNFPPYCVGETGRIGFTGRREIGHGNLAERSLRPFLPGKEDFPYTVRLVSEILESNGSSSMASVCGGSLALMDAGVPINKTVAGIAMGLISDGKRFSVLSDILGDEDHYGDMDFKVTGTKDGINAIQMDLKIEGISAKLMTEALIQAKEGREHIIDIMEAAMPAAREELSPHAPRFITIRIKPDQIGDVIGPQGKIIKAIQADTGATVEIDQEGIVFVFAETAEGAEAAAERINGIVRVPVAGEEFDAKVVRLMSFGAFVEFLPGKQGLIHISDLEYTRVEKVEDVINIGDTVRVKLMEVDDSGRYNLSRKALLEMPEGYVEPPKRPRPARDNNRGGGRDRGGRDRGPRRDNNRR; this comes from the coding sequence ATGATGTTGGGCGGACGCACGCTTAGTCTTGAAACCGGTCGTATGGCCAGACAAGCTGGTGGCTTCGTGCTCGCCATGTATGGTGAGACTGCTGTCCTCGTGGCAGCTACTGCATCAAAACATGAAGACAATAGCAGGGATTTTTTCCCACTGCAAGTCGAATATAGAGAAAAAGCTTATGCCGGTGGAAAAATTCCCGGTGGCTTTTTCAAAAGGGAAGCACGACCTTCTGAGAAAGAGATTCTCAGTTCTCGCATGACGGATAGACCTATTCGTCCGCTTTTCCCTGAAAATTTTAACAATGAAACTCAGGTTATGATAACTGTTGTTTCAAGTGATGGTGAGAACACAGCTGATTCATTGGGTACTATTGGTGCCTCATTTGCACTGTCCATCTCCGATATCCCCTGGAATGGCCCTGTAGCCTCAGTTCATGTAGGTCGTATTAATGGCGAACTCATTCTCAACCCAACCTATGCCCAGGCAGAAGAATCAGAAATGGATGTTACCATTACTGGTACGGCAACTGATGTGGTTATGGTGGAAGGTCAAGCCAATGAAGTATCTGAAGAAGTCATGGTGGAAGCACTTGTCTTCGCCCAGAAAGCCATTTCAGAAGTTGTGGCTTTCCAGCAGAGCATCATTGATGAGATCAAACCCGTAAAACGTGAACTCAAAGTGGATGAGACCAAAGCAGCCATCGTTGCTGATGTGGACGCATCAATTGATGAAGACATGCTTACCAAATTGAACTCAATTGTTTTGAAATTAGAACGTCAAGAAGCACGTGATGCAGCAAAAGATGAACTGCTTGCCAAATTCGAAGAAACTTATCCTGATCACCTCAAGGTAGTTGGAGAAGTTTTTAGCAATCGTCTCAAAGCCAACATTCGGGAAAGAATTATGGCCAAGGGTCAGCGCGTTGATGGTCGTGGATTGAAAGATATCCGTCAGATCACTGCTGAAGTTGGTGTCTTGCCTCGAGTGCATGGCTCAGCTCTGTTTACCAGGGGTGAAACCCAGGCATTAGTTATAACAACACTGGGTACCAAGTTAGATGAGCAAATCATCGACAATGTGGATCAGGACTATAAAAAGTCATTCTATCTCCATTATAACTTCCCACCCTATTGTGTAGGTGAGACAGGTCGCATTGGTTTTACTGGTCGTCGCGAAATTGGTCATGGAAACCTGGCTGAGCGTAGTCTCAGACCTTTCCTGCCTGGTAAGGAAGATTTTCCTTATACAGTACGTCTCGTATCTGAGATTCTCGAGTCTAATGGCTCATCTTCCATGGCAAGTGTTTGTGGTGGATCATTAGCGCTTATGGATGCTGGTGTTCCCATCAACAAAACAGTTGCTGGAATCGCCATGGGACTCATCAGTGATGGAAAGCGTTTTTCCGTACTTTCTGATATCCTTGGAGATGAAGATCACTATGGTGATATGGATTTCAAGGTCACAGGAACAAAAGACGGTATCAATGCGATCCAGATGGACCTCAAGATCGAGGGTATCAGTGCTAAACTCATGACCGAAGCTTTGATTCAGGCAAAAGAAGGTCGCGAGCACATCATTGACATCATGGAAGCTGCCATGCCAGCTGCACGTGAAGAACTTTCCCCACATGCTCCTAGATTCATTACTATCAGAATCAAACCTGATCAGATTGGTGATGTCATTGGACCACAGGGTAAAATCATCAAAGCCATCCAGGCTGATACCGGCGCAACTGTGGAGATCGATCAGGAAGGTATTGTGTTTGTCTTTGCAGAAACTGCAGAAGGCGCAGAAGCCGCTGCTGAACGGATTAACGGAATTGTCCGTGTACCCGTTGCAGGTGAAGAGTTTGATGCCAAAGTGGTACGCTTAATGTCATTTGGTGCTTTTGTAGAATTTTTACCAGGCAAGCAGGGACTGATTCATATCAGCGACCTTGAATATACCCGTGTAGAAAAAGTTGAAGATGTTATCAATATCGGTGATACCGTCAGAGTTAAATTGATGGAAGTCGATGACAGTGGTCGCTACAACTTGAGTCGCAAAGCACTTCTCGAAATGCCAGAAGGTTACGTTGAACCACCAAAGAGACCTCGTCCAGCACGTGATAACAATCGCGGTGGTGGCAGAGATCGTGGCGGTCGGGATCGCGGACCTCGTCGGGATAACAATCGTCGGTAA
- the rpsO gene encoding 30S ribosomal protein S15: protein MSITKEEKAALVKEYGENGNDTGSTSVQVAILTTQIKNLTEHLKAYKKDHHSRRGLLKMVGQRRRLLRYIQKSDAAEYKALITKLGIRK, encoded by the coding sequence ATGTCAATAACAAAAGAAGAAAAGGCCGCTCTCGTCAAGGAATATGGCGAAAATGGGAATGATACCGGATCAACAAGTGTTCAGGTTGCTATTCTCACGACTCAGATTAAAAATCTGACAGAGCATTTGAAAGCCTACAAAAAAGACCACCACAGCCGCCGTGGCTTGCTCAAAATGGTTGGGCAACGTCGCCGCCTGCTACGCTACATCCAGAAAAGTGATGCAGCTGAATACAAAGCTTTAATTACAAAGCTTGGTATACGTAAATAG
- a CDS encoding bifunctional riboflavin kinase/FAD synthetase: protein MEIVRSLEDFPELTGCVATIGSFDGIHRGHQSLIERCISEAQDRGLPSVVITFHPHPQELLRDSHRRPIRLLTGIEERAFLIEHYAPVDFLLVLDFNRGFSSMEADEFAERVLEDTLRVEHVVVGYDHRFGHNRTGDAEWLCERGKTNGYEVSVVGPINNEDVPVSSTLIRDHIQSDRLDLANAMLGHAFTIFGTVVHGDERGQSLNFPTANIDPHAENKLIPNKGVYLARVKTDEFSSFGMCNIGVRPTFKEGTEITIEVNLFNIPEGKENLYEQDVILEFLQKLRDEKKFSSVDDLIKQLENDKKTCLAIIENYRDV, encoded by the coding sequence ATGGAAATTGTCCGCAGCCTAGAAGACTTTCCTGAACTGACCGGTTGCGTTGCTACCATCGGCAGTTTTGATGGTATTCATCGTGGTCATCAGTCCTTGATTGAAAGATGTATATCTGAGGCTCAGGACCGTGGATTGCCATCAGTAGTCATCACTTTCCATCCTCATCCACAAGAATTGTTGAGAGATAGCCATCGAAGACCCATCCGTTTATTGACTGGAATTGAAGAAAGAGCGTTTCTTATTGAGCATTATGCTCCTGTAGATTTTCTTCTGGTTCTTGATTTCAATCGTGGATTTTCCAGCATGGAAGCAGATGAGTTTGCTGAAAGGGTTCTTGAAGATACCCTTCGGGTCGAACATGTTGTGGTAGGCTATGATCATCGGTTTGGTCACAATCGTACCGGTGATGCTGAATGGCTATGCGAGCGTGGTAAAACCAATGGCTATGAAGTTAGCGTGGTAGGTCCCATAAATAATGAGGATGTACCAGTCAGCAGTACTTTGATCAGAGACCACATTCAATCTGATAGGTTGGATCTGGCCAATGCCATGTTAGGCCACGCCTTCACAATATTTGGCACAGTGGTCCATGGCGATGAGAGGGGACAGAGCCTTAATTTTCCCACAGCGAATATTGATCCGCATGCGGAAAATAAGTTGATCCCGAATAAGGGCGTGTATCTTGCACGGGTAAAAACAGATGAGTTTTCCAGCTTTGGAATGTGCAATATTGGGGTTCGTCCAACCTTCAAGGAAGGGACTGAGATTACAATTGAAGTGAATCTCTTCAATATCCCTGAAGGCAAAGAAAATTTGTATGAGCAAGATGTCATTCTTGAGTTCTTACAAAAATTAAGAGATGAAAAGAAATTTTCCAGTGTGGATGATTTAATAAAACAATTAGAAAACGATAAGAAAACGTGTTTAGCGATAATCGAAAATTATCGGGATGTCTGA